A DNA window from Carassius gibelio isolate Cgi1373 ecotype wild population from Czech Republic chromosome A8, carGib1.2-hapl.c, whole genome shotgun sequence contains the following coding sequences:
- the LOC128019148 gene encoding cold shock domain-containing protein E1-like isoform X2, with protein MGSPWKGFVEFTLPASPPAAFVSADLNSTSPVGLSLSPYDRSCPTTPYLHLKMEASDTPVAAPSTSSQPIPRSASVSCHVSRASGGKKQKRTPLYQRSMSFDPSLLHNNGHGGFANGTSMGIRETGVVEKLLASYGFIQCSERQARLFFHCSQYNGNLQELKIGDDVEFEVSSDRRTGKPVAVKLVKIKAEMLPEERISGQVVSAIPSHLDGKSAPGQVPTGSVCYERNGEVFYLTYTPEDIEGNVNLDTGDKVSFYMETNKHTGAVSAHNIVLVKKKQSRCQGVVCATKEAFGFIERGDVVKEIFFHYSEFKGDLEALQAGDDVEFTIKERNGKEVATDVRLLPQGTVIFEDISIETFEGTVTKVIPKVPTKNQNDPLPGRISARINFTDKELLFGEKDTKSKVTLLEGDHVQFNISTDRRDKLERATNIDILPGTFHFTKESREMGVIAAMRDGFGFIKCVDRDARMFFHFSEVLEESQLHISDEVEFTVVPDMLSAQRNHAVRIKKLPKGTVSFHTQSELRFVGVVEKEAVPATTTKSSSPSKGKEKEAEEGLIAYEESGVKNTLPYYIKDLEGGAYPQVGDKVEFSISEVKRTGQQSAVSLKILNRAVGTKRLQGYIATLKDNFGFIETSNHDQEIFFHYSEVCGDVDNMDLGDTVEYTLSKGKGNKISAEKVTKVAAVNDLGEDVSNTVFLGKVVRPIRSVDPSQTDYQGLIELTEEEASKDQSYPFGIVGMANKGDCLQKGEMVKFQLCTVAQTGQKMACNIVPQRRALVECVKDQFGFITYEVGESKKLFFHVKEVQDGLELQAGDEVEFSVILNQRTGKCSACNVRRVSEGPKPVATPRPDRLVNRLKSITLDDTNAPRLVIIRQPRGPDNSKGFNVERKPRQPGVTD; from the exons ATGGGTAGTCCCTGGAAAGGTTTTGTCGAGTTTACCTTGCCGGCGTCACCACCTGCAGCGTTCGTTAGTGCTGACCTGAACAGCACCTCACCTGTCGGGCTAAGCCTGTCACCCTACGACCGATCT TGTCCTACCACCCCTTACCTTCACCTGAAGATGGAGGCCTCTGATACCCCTGTTGCTGCCCCTTCCACCTCAAGCCAACCAATCCCCCGCTCCGCTTCAGTCTCATGCCATGTTTCTCGTGCATCAGGGGGCAAAAAGCAAAAGCGGACCCCCTTATATCAGCGATCC ATGAGTTTTGACCCCAGTCTGCTGCATAATAATGGCCATGGTGGCTTTGCCAATGGAACAAGCATGGGCATTCGTGAGACGGGAGTAGTTGAAAAGCTGCTAGCATCATATGGCTTCATTCAGTGCTCTGAGAGACAGGCCCGCCTCTTCTTCCACTGCTCTCAGTACAACGGCAACTTGCAGGAGCTAAAGATTGGAG ATGATGTGGAGTTTGAGGTGTCGTCTGATAGACGCACTGGCAAACCAGTTGCGGTGAAGCTGGTAAAAATCAAGGCAGAAATGTTGCCAGAAGAGCGAATTTCTGGGCAG GTAGTGTCAGCTATCCCTTCTCACTTGGATGGGAAGTCCGCACCTGGCCAAGTGCCCACAGGCAGTGTGTGTTATGAGAGGAATGGG GAAGTGTTTTATTTGACCTATACCCCTGAGGATATTGAAGGCAATGTCAATTTAGATACTGGAGATAAAGTCAGTTTTTACATGGAAACCAACAAGCA TACTGGTGCTGTTAGTGCTCACAACATTGTATTGGTAAAGAAGAAACAGTCAAGATGTCAGGGAGTCGTTTGTGCTACCAAG GAGGCCTTTGGATTCATTGAACGAGGGGATGTTGTGAAAGAGATCTTCTTCCACTACAGTGAGTTTAAAGGAGATCTGGAGGCTCTACAAGCTGGAGATGATGTGGAATTCACcattaaagaaagaaat GGCAAGGAAGTGGCCACAGATGTGAGACTGTTGCCTCAGGGCACTGTTATATTTGAGGACATCAGTATTGAAACTTTCGAGGGCACTGTCACCAAGGTTATTCCCAAGGTTCCCACCAAGAATCAG aATGACCCGCTGCCGGGGCGAATCAGTGCCAGAATTAATTTCACTGACAAAGAGCTGCTATTCGGGGAGAAGGACACCAAGTCCAAAGTGACGCTGCTGGAGGGTGACCATGTCCAATTCAATATATCCACCGACCGTCGAGACAAACTGGAGAGAGCGACAAACATCGACATCCTCCCTGGCACTTTCCATTTCACAAAGGAGAGTCGTGAAATG GGTGTGATAGCTGCCATGCGTGATGGTTTTGGATTCATCAAATGTGTGGACCGTGATGCCCGAATGTTCTTCCATTTCAGCGAAGTTCTGGAAGAGAGCCAACTGCACATTTCTGATGAAGTGGAATTCACTGTTGTCCCT GACATGTTGTCTGCCCAAAGGAACCATGCCGTGAGGATCAAAAAGCTGCCCAAGGGCACAGTGTCGTTCCACACTCAATCTGAGCTGCGTTTTGTGGGTGTGGTGGAGAAAGAAGCTGTGCCTGCTACCACCACCAAGAGCTCCAGCCCCAGCAAGGGCAAAGAGAAG GAAGCAGAGGAAGGCTTGATTGCGTATGAAGAAAGTGGAGTGAAGAACACTCTTCCCTACTATATTAAGGACCTAGAGGGAGGTGCTTACCCACAGGTTGGAGACAAG GTGGAGTTCTCCATCAGTGAGGTGAAACGCACCGGACAGCAAAGTGCAGTGTCCCTCAAGATCCTAAATCGTGCTGTAGGCACCAAGAGGCTTCAGGGATACATAGCAACACTGAAGGATAACTTTGGCTTCATAGAAACCTCCAATCATGACCAGGAGATATTTTTCCACTACAG TGAGGTGTGTGGGGATGTGGATAATATGGACCTGGGAGATACAGTGGAGTACACACTATCCAAGGGCAAAGGAAACAAAATCAGTGCTGAAAAGGTCACCAAAGTTGCAGCTG tgaatGATCTAGGAGAAGATGTGAGTAATACAGTGTTCCTGGGGAAAGTGGTTCGGCCCATACGCAGTGTGGACCCTTCTCAGACTGATTATCAAGGCCTTATTGAGCTCACAGAGGAAG AAGCCAGCAAGGATCAGAGTTATCCTTTCGGCATCGTTGGTATGGCCAATAAAGGTGACTGTCTACAGAAGGGTGAGATGGTCAAGTTTCAGTTGTGTACAGTGGCCCAGACAGGACAAAAGATGGCCTGCAATATTGTGCCTCAGCGTAGAGCCCTGGTGGAGTGCGTCAAAGATCAG TTTGGTTTCATCACATACGAAGTTGGAGAGAGCAAGAAGCTGTTTTTCCATGTGAAGGAGGTTCAGGATGGTCTGGAGCTCCAGGCCGGTGATGAAGTGGAGTTTTCGGTTATCCTGAACCAACGCACAGGCAAATGCAGTGCCTGCAATGTTCGCAGAGTCAG tGAGGGTCCAAAGCCAGTAGCAACACCTCGACCTGACAGACTGGTCAATCGCTTGAAGAGCATCACTCTTGATGACACCAACGCCCCTCGTCTCGTTATTATCAGACAGCCTCGTGGCCCAGACAATTCTAAG GGCTTCAATGTTGAGAGGAAACCCCGCCAACCTGGTGTTACTGACTGA
- the LOC128019148 gene encoding cold shock domain-containing protein E1-like isoform X1 codes for MGSPWKGFVEFTLPASPPAAFVSADLNSTSPVGLSLSPYDRSCPTTPYLHLKMEASDTPVAAPSTSSQPIPRSASVSCHVSRASGGKKQKRTPLYQRSMSFDPSLLHNNGHGGFANGTSMGIRETGVVEKLLASYGFIQCSERQARLFFHCSQYNGNLQELKIGDDVEFEVSSDRRTGKPVAVKLVKIKAEMLPEERISGQVGPDLHASPLTVLHGFIHPVVSAIPSHLDGKSAPGQVPTGSVCYERNGEVFYLTYTPEDIEGNVNLDTGDKVSFYMETNKHTGAVSAHNIVLVKKKQSRCQGVVCATKEAFGFIERGDVVKEIFFHYSEFKGDLEALQAGDDVEFTIKERNGKEVATDVRLLPQGTVIFEDISIETFEGTVTKVIPKVPTKNQNDPLPGRISARINFTDKELLFGEKDTKSKVTLLEGDHVQFNISTDRRDKLERATNIDILPGTFHFTKESREMGVIAAMRDGFGFIKCVDRDARMFFHFSEVLEESQLHISDEVEFTVVPDMLSAQRNHAVRIKKLPKGTVSFHTQSELRFVGVVEKEAVPATTTKSSSPSKGKEKEAEEGLIAYEESGVKNTLPYYIKDLEGGAYPQVGDKVEFSISEVKRTGQQSAVSLKILNRAVGTKRLQGYIATLKDNFGFIETSNHDQEIFFHYSEVCGDVDNMDLGDTVEYTLSKGKGNKISAEKVTKVAAVNDLGEDVSNTVFLGKVVRPIRSVDPSQTDYQGLIELTEEEASKDQSYPFGIVGMANKGDCLQKGEMVKFQLCTVAQTGQKMACNIVPQRRALVECVKDQFGFITYEVGESKKLFFHVKEVQDGLELQAGDEVEFSVILNQRTGKCSACNVRRVSEGPKPVATPRPDRLVNRLKSITLDDTNAPRLVIIRQPRGPDNSKGFNVERKPRQPGVTD; via the exons ATGGGTAGTCCCTGGAAAGGTTTTGTCGAGTTTACCTTGCCGGCGTCACCACCTGCAGCGTTCGTTAGTGCTGACCTGAACAGCACCTCACCTGTCGGGCTAAGCCTGTCACCCTACGACCGATCT TGTCCTACCACCCCTTACCTTCACCTGAAGATGGAGGCCTCTGATACCCCTGTTGCTGCCCCTTCCACCTCAAGCCAACCAATCCCCCGCTCCGCTTCAGTCTCATGCCATGTTTCTCGTGCATCAGGGGGCAAAAAGCAAAAGCGGACCCCCTTATATCAGCGATCC ATGAGTTTTGACCCCAGTCTGCTGCATAATAATGGCCATGGTGGCTTTGCCAATGGAACAAGCATGGGCATTCGTGAGACGGGAGTAGTTGAAAAGCTGCTAGCATCATATGGCTTCATTCAGTGCTCTGAGAGACAGGCCCGCCTCTTCTTCCACTGCTCTCAGTACAACGGCAACTTGCAGGAGCTAAAGATTGGAG ATGATGTGGAGTTTGAGGTGTCGTCTGATAGACGCACTGGCAAACCAGTTGCGGTGAAGCTGGTAAAAATCAAGGCAGAAATGTTGCCAGAAGAGCGAATTTCTGGGCAGGTGGGGCCTGACTTGCACGCCTCTCCTTTAACTGTGCTGCATGGTTTTATTCATCCA GTAGTGTCAGCTATCCCTTCTCACTTGGATGGGAAGTCCGCACCTGGCCAAGTGCCCACAGGCAGTGTGTGTTATGAGAGGAATGGG GAAGTGTTTTATTTGACCTATACCCCTGAGGATATTGAAGGCAATGTCAATTTAGATACTGGAGATAAAGTCAGTTTTTACATGGAAACCAACAAGCA TACTGGTGCTGTTAGTGCTCACAACATTGTATTGGTAAAGAAGAAACAGTCAAGATGTCAGGGAGTCGTTTGTGCTACCAAG GAGGCCTTTGGATTCATTGAACGAGGGGATGTTGTGAAAGAGATCTTCTTCCACTACAGTGAGTTTAAAGGAGATCTGGAGGCTCTACAAGCTGGAGATGATGTGGAATTCACcattaaagaaagaaat GGCAAGGAAGTGGCCACAGATGTGAGACTGTTGCCTCAGGGCACTGTTATATTTGAGGACATCAGTATTGAAACTTTCGAGGGCACTGTCACCAAGGTTATTCCCAAGGTTCCCACCAAGAATCAG aATGACCCGCTGCCGGGGCGAATCAGTGCCAGAATTAATTTCACTGACAAAGAGCTGCTATTCGGGGAGAAGGACACCAAGTCCAAAGTGACGCTGCTGGAGGGTGACCATGTCCAATTCAATATATCCACCGACCGTCGAGACAAACTGGAGAGAGCGACAAACATCGACATCCTCCCTGGCACTTTCCATTTCACAAAGGAGAGTCGTGAAATG GGTGTGATAGCTGCCATGCGTGATGGTTTTGGATTCATCAAATGTGTGGACCGTGATGCCCGAATGTTCTTCCATTTCAGCGAAGTTCTGGAAGAGAGCCAACTGCACATTTCTGATGAAGTGGAATTCACTGTTGTCCCT GACATGTTGTCTGCCCAAAGGAACCATGCCGTGAGGATCAAAAAGCTGCCCAAGGGCACAGTGTCGTTCCACACTCAATCTGAGCTGCGTTTTGTGGGTGTGGTGGAGAAAGAAGCTGTGCCTGCTACCACCACCAAGAGCTCCAGCCCCAGCAAGGGCAAAGAGAAG GAAGCAGAGGAAGGCTTGATTGCGTATGAAGAAAGTGGAGTGAAGAACACTCTTCCCTACTATATTAAGGACCTAGAGGGAGGTGCTTACCCACAGGTTGGAGACAAG GTGGAGTTCTCCATCAGTGAGGTGAAACGCACCGGACAGCAAAGTGCAGTGTCCCTCAAGATCCTAAATCGTGCTGTAGGCACCAAGAGGCTTCAGGGATACATAGCAACACTGAAGGATAACTTTGGCTTCATAGAAACCTCCAATCATGACCAGGAGATATTTTTCCACTACAG TGAGGTGTGTGGGGATGTGGATAATATGGACCTGGGAGATACAGTGGAGTACACACTATCCAAGGGCAAAGGAAACAAAATCAGTGCTGAAAAGGTCACCAAAGTTGCAGCTG tgaatGATCTAGGAGAAGATGTGAGTAATACAGTGTTCCTGGGGAAAGTGGTTCGGCCCATACGCAGTGTGGACCCTTCTCAGACTGATTATCAAGGCCTTATTGAGCTCACAGAGGAAG AAGCCAGCAAGGATCAGAGTTATCCTTTCGGCATCGTTGGTATGGCCAATAAAGGTGACTGTCTACAGAAGGGTGAGATGGTCAAGTTTCAGTTGTGTACAGTGGCCCAGACAGGACAAAAGATGGCCTGCAATATTGTGCCTCAGCGTAGAGCCCTGGTGGAGTGCGTCAAAGATCAG TTTGGTTTCATCACATACGAAGTTGGAGAGAGCAAGAAGCTGTTTTTCCATGTGAAGGAGGTTCAGGATGGTCTGGAGCTCCAGGCCGGTGATGAAGTGGAGTTTTCGGTTATCCTGAACCAACGCACAGGCAAATGCAGTGCCTGCAATGTTCGCAGAGTCAG tGAGGGTCCAAAGCCAGTAGCAACACCTCGACCTGACAGACTGGTCAATCGCTTGAAGAGCATCACTCTTGATGACACCAACGCCCCTCGTCTCGTTATTATCAGACAGCCTCGTGGCCCAGACAATTCTAAG GGCTTCAATGTTGAGAGGAAACCCCGCCAACCTGGTGTTACTGACTGA
- the LOC128019148 gene encoding cold shock domain-containing protein E1-like isoform X3, with the protein MEASDTPVAAPSTSSQPIPRSASVSCHVSRASGGKKQKRTPLYQRSMSFDPSLLHNNGHGGFANGTSMGIRETGVVEKLLASYGFIQCSERQARLFFHCSQYNGNLQELKIGDDVEFEVSSDRRTGKPVAVKLVKIKAEMLPEERISGQVGPDLHASPLTVLHGFIHPVVSAIPSHLDGKSAPGQVPTGSVCYERNGEVFYLTYTPEDIEGNVNLDTGDKVSFYMETNKHTGAVSAHNIVLVKKKQSRCQGVVCATKEAFGFIERGDVVKEIFFHYSEFKGDLEALQAGDDVEFTIKERNGKEVATDVRLLPQGTVIFEDISIETFEGTVTKVIPKVPTKNQNDPLPGRISARINFTDKELLFGEKDTKSKVTLLEGDHVQFNISTDRRDKLERATNIDILPGTFHFTKESREMGVIAAMRDGFGFIKCVDRDARMFFHFSEVLEESQLHISDEVEFTVVPDMLSAQRNHAVRIKKLPKGTVSFHTQSELRFVGVVEKEAVPATTTKSSSPSKGKEKEAEEGLIAYEESGVKNTLPYYIKDLEGGAYPQVGDKVEFSISEVKRTGQQSAVSLKILNRAVGTKRLQGYIATLKDNFGFIETSNHDQEIFFHYSEVCGDVDNMDLGDTVEYTLSKGKGNKISAEKVTKVAAVNDLGEDVSNTVFLGKVVRPIRSVDPSQTDYQGLIELTEEEASKDQSYPFGIVGMANKGDCLQKGEMVKFQLCTVAQTGQKMACNIVPQRRALVECVKDQFGFITYEVGESKKLFFHVKEVQDGLELQAGDEVEFSVILNQRTGKCSACNVRRVSEGPKPVATPRPDRLVNRLKSITLDDTNAPRLVIIRQPRGPDNSKGFNVERKPRQPGVTD; encoded by the exons ATGGAGGCCTCTGATACCCCTGTTGCTGCCCCTTCCACCTCAAGCCAACCAATCCCCCGCTCCGCTTCAGTCTCATGCCATGTTTCTCGTGCATCAGGGGGCAAAAAGCAAAAGCGGACCCCCTTATATCAGCGATCC ATGAGTTTTGACCCCAGTCTGCTGCATAATAATGGCCATGGTGGCTTTGCCAATGGAACAAGCATGGGCATTCGTGAGACGGGAGTAGTTGAAAAGCTGCTAGCATCATATGGCTTCATTCAGTGCTCTGAGAGACAGGCCCGCCTCTTCTTCCACTGCTCTCAGTACAACGGCAACTTGCAGGAGCTAAAGATTGGAG ATGATGTGGAGTTTGAGGTGTCGTCTGATAGACGCACTGGCAAACCAGTTGCGGTGAAGCTGGTAAAAATCAAGGCAGAAATGTTGCCAGAAGAGCGAATTTCTGGGCAGGTGGGGCCTGACTTGCACGCCTCTCCTTTAACTGTGCTGCATGGTTTTATTCATCCA GTAGTGTCAGCTATCCCTTCTCACTTGGATGGGAAGTCCGCACCTGGCCAAGTGCCCACAGGCAGTGTGTGTTATGAGAGGAATGGG GAAGTGTTTTATTTGACCTATACCCCTGAGGATATTGAAGGCAATGTCAATTTAGATACTGGAGATAAAGTCAGTTTTTACATGGAAACCAACAAGCA TACTGGTGCTGTTAGTGCTCACAACATTGTATTGGTAAAGAAGAAACAGTCAAGATGTCAGGGAGTCGTTTGTGCTACCAAG GAGGCCTTTGGATTCATTGAACGAGGGGATGTTGTGAAAGAGATCTTCTTCCACTACAGTGAGTTTAAAGGAGATCTGGAGGCTCTACAAGCTGGAGATGATGTGGAATTCACcattaaagaaagaaat GGCAAGGAAGTGGCCACAGATGTGAGACTGTTGCCTCAGGGCACTGTTATATTTGAGGACATCAGTATTGAAACTTTCGAGGGCACTGTCACCAAGGTTATTCCCAAGGTTCCCACCAAGAATCAG aATGACCCGCTGCCGGGGCGAATCAGTGCCAGAATTAATTTCACTGACAAAGAGCTGCTATTCGGGGAGAAGGACACCAAGTCCAAAGTGACGCTGCTGGAGGGTGACCATGTCCAATTCAATATATCCACCGACCGTCGAGACAAACTGGAGAGAGCGACAAACATCGACATCCTCCCTGGCACTTTCCATTTCACAAAGGAGAGTCGTGAAATG GGTGTGATAGCTGCCATGCGTGATGGTTTTGGATTCATCAAATGTGTGGACCGTGATGCCCGAATGTTCTTCCATTTCAGCGAAGTTCTGGAAGAGAGCCAACTGCACATTTCTGATGAAGTGGAATTCACTGTTGTCCCT GACATGTTGTCTGCCCAAAGGAACCATGCCGTGAGGATCAAAAAGCTGCCCAAGGGCACAGTGTCGTTCCACACTCAATCTGAGCTGCGTTTTGTGGGTGTGGTGGAGAAAGAAGCTGTGCCTGCTACCACCACCAAGAGCTCCAGCCCCAGCAAGGGCAAAGAGAAG GAAGCAGAGGAAGGCTTGATTGCGTATGAAGAAAGTGGAGTGAAGAACACTCTTCCCTACTATATTAAGGACCTAGAGGGAGGTGCTTACCCACAGGTTGGAGACAAG GTGGAGTTCTCCATCAGTGAGGTGAAACGCACCGGACAGCAAAGTGCAGTGTCCCTCAAGATCCTAAATCGTGCTGTAGGCACCAAGAGGCTTCAGGGATACATAGCAACACTGAAGGATAACTTTGGCTTCATAGAAACCTCCAATCATGACCAGGAGATATTTTTCCACTACAG TGAGGTGTGTGGGGATGTGGATAATATGGACCTGGGAGATACAGTGGAGTACACACTATCCAAGGGCAAAGGAAACAAAATCAGTGCTGAAAAGGTCACCAAAGTTGCAGCTG tgaatGATCTAGGAGAAGATGTGAGTAATACAGTGTTCCTGGGGAAAGTGGTTCGGCCCATACGCAGTGTGGACCCTTCTCAGACTGATTATCAAGGCCTTATTGAGCTCACAGAGGAAG AAGCCAGCAAGGATCAGAGTTATCCTTTCGGCATCGTTGGTATGGCCAATAAAGGTGACTGTCTACAGAAGGGTGAGATGGTCAAGTTTCAGTTGTGTACAGTGGCCCAGACAGGACAAAAGATGGCCTGCAATATTGTGCCTCAGCGTAGAGCCCTGGTGGAGTGCGTCAAAGATCAG TTTGGTTTCATCACATACGAAGTTGGAGAGAGCAAGAAGCTGTTTTTCCATGTGAAGGAGGTTCAGGATGGTCTGGAGCTCCAGGCCGGTGATGAAGTGGAGTTTTCGGTTATCCTGAACCAACGCACAGGCAAATGCAGTGCCTGCAATGTTCGCAGAGTCAG tGAGGGTCCAAAGCCAGTAGCAACACCTCGACCTGACAGACTGGTCAATCGCTTGAAGAGCATCACTCTTGATGACACCAACGCCCCTCGTCTCGTTATTATCAGACAGCCTCGTGGCCCAGACAATTCTAAG GGCTTCAATGTTGAGAGGAAACCCCGCCAACCTGGTGTTACTGACTGA
- the LOC128019148 gene encoding cold shock domain-containing protein E1-like isoform X4, with the protein MGSPWKGFVEFTLPASPPAAFVSADLNSTSPVGLSLSPYDRSMSFDPSLLHNNGHGGFANGTSMGIRETGVVEKLLASYGFIQCSERQARLFFHCSQYNGNLQELKIGDDVEFEVSSDRRTGKPVAVKLVKIKAEMLPEERISGQVGPDLHASPLTVLHGFIHPVVSAIPSHLDGKSAPGQVPTGSVCYERNGEVFYLTYTPEDIEGNVNLDTGDKVSFYMETNKHTGAVSAHNIVLVKKKQSRCQGVVCATKEAFGFIERGDVVKEIFFHYSEFKGDLEALQAGDDVEFTIKERNGKEVATDVRLLPQGTVIFEDISIETFEGTVTKVIPKVPTKNQNDPLPGRISARINFTDKELLFGEKDTKSKVTLLEGDHVQFNISTDRRDKLERATNIDILPGTFHFTKESREMGVIAAMRDGFGFIKCVDRDARMFFHFSEVLEESQLHISDEVEFTVVPDMLSAQRNHAVRIKKLPKGTVSFHTQSELRFVGVVEKEAVPATTTKSSSPSKGKEKEAEEGLIAYEESGVKNTLPYYIKDLEGGAYPQVGDKVEFSISEVKRTGQQSAVSLKILNRAVGTKRLQGYIATLKDNFGFIETSNHDQEIFFHYSEVCGDVDNMDLGDTVEYTLSKGKGNKISAEKVTKVAAVNDLGEDVSNTVFLGKVVRPIRSVDPSQTDYQGLIELTEEEASKDQSYPFGIVGMANKGDCLQKGEMVKFQLCTVAQTGQKMACNIVPQRRALVECVKDQFGFITYEVGESKKLFFHVKEVQDGLELQAGDEVEFSVILNQRTGKCSACNVRRVSEGPKPVATPRPDRLVNRLKSITLDDTNAPRLVIIRQPRGPDNSKGFNVERKPRQPGVTD; encoded by the exons ATGGGTAGTCCCTGGAAAGGTTTTGTCGAGTTTACCTTGCCGGCGTCACCACCTGCAGCGTTCGTTAGTGCTGACCTGAACAGCACCTCACCTGTCGGGCTAAGCCTGTCACCCTACGACCGATCT ATGAGTTTTGACCCCAGTCTGCTGCATAATAATGGCCATGGTGGCTTTGCCAATGGAACAAGCATGGGCATTCGTGAGACGGGAGTAGTTGAAAAGCTGCTAGCATCATATGGCTTCATTCAGTGCTCTGAGAGACAGGCCCGCCTCTTCTTCCACTGCTCTCAGTACAACGGCAACTTGCAGGAGCTAAAGATTGGAG ATGATGTGGAGTTTGAGGTGTCGTCTGATAGACGCACTGGCAAACCAGTTGCGGTGAAGCTGGTAAAAATCAAGGCAGAAATGTTGCCAGAAGAGCGAATTTCTGGGCAGGTGGGGCCTGACTTGCACGCCTCTCCTTTAACTGTGCTGCATGGTTTTATTCATCCA GTAGTGTCAGCTATCCCTTCTCACTTGGATGGGAAGTCCGCACCTGGCCAAGTGCCCACAGGCAGTGTGTGTTATGAGAGGAATGGG GAAGTGTTTTATTTGACCTATACCCCTGAGGATATTGAAGGCAATGTCAATTTAGATACTGGAGATAAAGTCAGTTTTTACATGGAAACCAACAAGCA TACTGGTGCTGTTAGTGCTCACAACATTGTATTGGTAAAGAAGAAACAGTCAAGATGTCAGGGAGTCGTTTGTGCTACCAAG GAGGCCTTTGGATTCATTGAACGAGGGGATGTTGTGAAAGAGATCTTCTTCCACTACAGTGAGTTTAAAGGAGATCTGGAGGCTCTACAAGCTGGAGATGATGTGGAATTCACcattaaagaaagaaat GGCAAGGAAGTGGCCACAGATGTGAGACTGTTGCCTCAGGGCACTGTTATATTTGAGGACATCAGTATTGAAACTTTCGAGGGCACTGTCACCAAGGTTATTCCCAAGGTTCCCACCAAGAATCAG aATGACCCGCTGCCGGGGCGAATCAGTGCCAGAATTAATTTCACTGACAAAGAGCTGCTATTCGGGGAGAAGGACACCAAGTCCAAAGTGACGCTGCTGGAGGGTGACCATGTCCAATTCAATATATCCACCGACCGTCGAGACAAACTGGAGAGAGCGACAAACATCGACATCCTCCCTGGCACTTTCCATTTCACAAAGGAGAGTCGTGAAATG GGTGTGATAGCTGCCATGCGTGATGGTTTTGGATTCATCAAATGTGTGGACCGTGATGCCCGAATGTTCTTCCATTTCAGCGAAGTTCTGGAAGAGAGCCAACTGCACATTTCTGATGAAGTGGAATTCACTGTTGTCCCT GACATGTTGTCTGCCCAAAGGAACCATGCCGTGAGGATCAAAAAGCTGCCCAAGGGCACAGTGTCGTTCCACACTCAATCTGAGCTGCGTTTTGTGGGTGTGGTGGAGAAAGAAGCTGTGCCTGCTACCACCACCAAGAGCTCCAGCCCCAGCAAGGGCAAAGAGAAG GAAGCAGAGGAAGGCTTGATTGCGTATGAAGAAAGTGGAGTGAAGAACACTCTTCCCTACTATATTAAGGACCTAGAGGGAGGTGCTTACCCACAGGTTGGAGACAAG GTGGAGTTCTCCATCAGTGAGGTGAAACGCACCGGACAGCAAAGTGCAGTGTCCCTCAAGATCCTAAATCGTGCTGTAGGCACCAAGAGGCTTCAGGGATACATAGCAACACTGAAGGATAACTTTGGCTTCATAGAAACCTCCAATCATGACCAGGAGATATTTTTCCACTACAG TGAGGTGTGTGGGGATGTGGATAATATGGACCTGGGAGATACAGTGGAGTACACACTATCCAAGGGCAAAGGAAACAAAATCAGTGCTGAAAAGGTCACCAAAGTTGCAGCTG tgaatGATCTAGGAGAAGATGTGAGTAATACAGTGTTCCTGGGGAAAGTGGTTCGGCCCATACGCAGTGTGGACCCTTCTCAGACTGATTATCAAGGCCTTATTGAGCTCACAGAGGAAG AAGCCAGCAAGGATCAGAGTTATCCTTTCGGCATCGTTGGTATGGCCAATAAAGGTGACTGTCTACAGAAGGGTGAGATGGTCAAGTTTCAGTTGTGTACAGTGGCCCAGACAGGACAAAAGATGGCCTGCAATATTGTGCCTCAGCGTAGAGCCCTGGTGGAGTGCGTCAAAGATCAG TTTGGTTTCATCACATACGAAGTTGGAGAGAGCAAGAAGCTGTTTTTCCATGTGAAGGAGGTTCAGGATGGTCTGGAGCTCCAGGCCGGTGATGAAGTGGAGTTTTCGGTTATCCTGAACCAACGCACAGGCAAATGCAGTGCCTGCAATGTTCGCAGAGTCAG tGAGGGTCCAAAGCCAGTAGCAACACCTCGACCTGACAGACTGGTCAATCGCTTGAAGAGCATCACTCTTGATGACACCAACGCCCCTCGTCTCGTTATTATCAGACAGCCTCGTGGCCCAGACAATTCTAAG GGCTTCAATGTTGAGAGGAAACCCCGCCAACCTGGTGTTACTGACTGA